Proteins from a single region of Nocardiopsis dassonvillei subsp. dassonvillei DSM 43111:
- a CDS encoding TetR/AcrR family transcriptional regulator translates to MAPPDTRTQILDAAERLFAERGYRGTSVRAITDLAGANLAAVGYHFGSKAELMSAVARRVVEPINAAQCAGLDRLLAETADPGVTELVEAFAGPLFDGMPAGDEGGARRSRLIVMILSDPAEEVRSWAGAGQDTVRERYLAAFARALPGLSPEELWFRMRGVLAVTAVDRVEVHQRPTPDCPSPEAGEAARRWAVTFLAAAMGAPPTGP, encoded by the coding sequence ATGGCACCACCTGACACCCGCACCCAGATCCTCGACGCGGCCGAGCGCCTCTTCGCCGAGCGCGGCTACCGCGGCACCTCGGTCCGCGCGATCACCGACCTCGCCGGAGCGAACCTGGCCGCCGTCGGGTACCACTTCGGGTCGAAGGCGGAACTCATGTCCGCGGTCGCCCGCCGGGTGGTCGAGCCCATCAACGCCGCGCAGTGCGCCGGGCTCGACCGGCTACTCGCCGAGACCGCGGACCCCGGGGTCACCGAGCTGGTGGAGGCGTTCGCGGGGCCGCTGTTCGACGGGATGCCGGCCGGCGACGAGGGCGGCGCCCGCCGGTCCCGGCTGATCGTGATGATCCTCAGCGACCCGGCCGAGGAGGTGCGCAGCTGGGCCGGTGCGGGTCAGGACACGGTCCGTGAGCGCTACCTGGCCGCCTTCGCGCGCGCACTGCCCGGCCTCTCCCCGGAGGAGCTGTGGTTCCGGATGCGGGGTGTCCTCGCCGTGACGGCCGTGGACCGTGTCGAGGTCCACCAGCGGCCCACCCCGGACTGCCCGTCCCCGGAAGCGGGCGAGGCGGCCCGGCGCTGGGCGGTCACGTTCCTGGCCGCGGCGATGGGCGCACCGCCGACGGGGCCCTGA
- a CDS encoding aminotransferase class V-fold PLP-dependent enzyme, translating into MDDTITDLWSTDTVWLNTAQYGIPPRPAHQALADAVRSWHTATGNPAAWGRELEQARVNLAALVGAPADDLTLGASTAQIAGTIAASLPDGARVLVPEGDFASIVFPWQAQADRGVTVEAVPLDRLAQAVDARTHLVAFSTVHSANGRLAPTGDIVAAARAHGALVVADATQAAGWTPLDATVFDALIASAYKWLMAPRGLALAYLSPGLRARLRPNNAGPAAARDTASAMYAARMDPAPTARAFDTSPNWFAAVAAAASSRVLLEAGLERVRAHNTALTDHFRAALGQEPAHSAITSVDLPGASERLARAGVVTTERGGRTRLSFHLYNTLDDAERAAKALLQP; encoded by the coding sequence ATGGACGACACCATCACCGACCTGTGGAGCACCGACACCGTCTGGCTCAACACCGCCCAGTACGGCATCCCGCCCCGGCCCGCCCACCAGGCCCTGGCCGACGCCGTGCGCTCCTGGCACACCGCCACCGGGAACCCCGCGGCCTGGGGGCGCGAACTCGAACAGGCCCGCGTCAACCTCGCCGCCCTGGTGGGCGCGCCCGCCGACGACCTCACCCTGGGCGCCAGCACCGCCCAGATCGCCGGGACCATCGCCGCCAGCCTGCCCGACGGCGCCCGCGTCCTGGTTCCCGAGGGGGACTTCGCCTCGATCGTCTTCCCCTGGCAGGCCCAGGCCGACCGCGGCGTCACCGTGGAGGCCGTCCCCCTGGACCGCCTGGCCCAGGCCGTGGACGCGCGCACGCACCTGGTCGCCTTCAGCACGGTGCACTCGGCGAACGGACGCCTGGCCCCCACCGGCGACATCGTCGCGGCCGCCCGCGCCCACGGCGCCCTGGTCGTGGCCGACGCCACCCAGGCCGCCGGATGGACCCCCCTGGACGCCACCGTCTTCGACGCCCTGATCGCCTCGGCCTACAAGTGGCTCATGGCGCCGCGCGGCCTGGCCCTGGCCTACCTGTCCCCCGGCCTGCGCGCGCGGCTGCGCCCCAACAACGCCGGCCCGGCCGCCGCCCGCGACACCGCCTCGGCGATGTACGCCGCCCGGATGGACCCGGCGCCGACCGCCCGCGCCTTCGACACCTCGCCCAACTGGTTCGCGGCCGTGGCGGCCGCAGCCTCCAGCCGGGTCCTGCTGGAGGCGGGCCTGGAGAGGGTGCGCGCCCACAACACCGCCCTGACCGACCACTTCCGCGCGGCGCTGGGGCAGGAGCCCGCGCACTCGGCCATCACCAGCGTCGACCTGCCCGGCGCCTCCGAGCGCCTGGCCCGGGCCGGGGTGGTGACCACCGAGCGCGGGGGCCGCACCCGCCTGTCCTTCCACCTGTACAACACCCTCGACGACGCCGAGCGCGCCGCCAAGGCCCTGCTCCAGCCCTAA
- a CDS encoding phosphotransferase family protein, which produces MSAPAVDLARAVPDLLGRPGPARAVQRLRGGSKKGVYRLALDQTTVIAYLWHDSEDYWPATAHGADPADPFSHASGADLFTAAHRALTDLGVRVPRLYALDTSGAHRPGCLAVLEDVPGPTLEELLHRDPRAARPVLDRLGRDLRTMHASTDTAFGKVAHLDAGGAADAPSCHQLVLDRALTDLDEAAHRDPRMRRSRERLTATLHTLAARVEPRREHALIHGELGPDHVLVDAQGAPVLIDIEGLMFFDVEWEHAFLRLRFGGHHPRLATRPLDPARTALYELALHLSLVAGPLRLLDGGYPDRALMLGIVEHSLHIALATTA; this is translated from the coding sequence ATGAGCGCGCCCGCCGTCGACCTCGCCCGCGCCGTCCCCGACCTGCTCGGGCGCCCCGGCCCCGCCCGCGCCGTCCAGCGCCTGCGCGGCGGCTCTAAGAAGGGCGTCTACCGCCTGGCTCTGGACCAGACCACCGTCATCGCCTACCTGTGGCACGACAGCGAGGACTACTGGCCCGCCACCGCGCACGGCGCCGACCCGGCCGACCCCTTCTCCCACGCCTCGGGCGCCGACCTGTTCACCGCCGCCCACCGCGCCCTGACCGACCTGGGCGTGCGCGTCCCCCGCCTGTACGCCCTGGACACCAGCGGCGCCCACCGCCCCGGCTGCCTGGCCGTCCTCGAGGACGTCCCCGGTCCCACCCTCGAAGAACTCCTGCACCGCGACCCCCGCGCCGCGCGTCCGGTCCTGGACCGCCTGGGCCGCGACCTGCGCACCATGCACGCGAGCACCGACACCGCCTTCGGCAAGGTCGCCCACCTGGACGCGGGCGGCGCCGCCGACGCCCCCTCCTGCCACCAGCTGGTCCTGGACCGGGCCCTGACCGACCTGGACGAGGCCGCCCACCGCGACCCGCGCATGCGCCGGAGCCGCGAACGCCTCACCGCCACCCTGCACACCCTGGCCGCGCGCGTGGAACCCCGCCGCGAACACGCGCTCATCCACGGCGAACTCGGACCCGACCACGTCCTGGTCGACGCCCAGGGCGCCCCCGTCCTGATCGACATCGAGGGGCTGATGTTCTTCGACGTGGAGTGGGAGCACGCCTTCCTGCGCCTGCGCTTCGGCGGGCACCACCCGCGCCTGGCCACCCGCCCCCTGGACCCGGCCCGCACCGCCCTGTACGAACTGGCCCTGCACCTGTCCCTGGTCGCCGGTCCCCTGCGCCTGCTCGACGGCGGCTACCCCGACCGGGCCCTCATGCTCGGCATCGTCGAGCACAGCCTCCACATCGCGCTGGCCACCACCGCCTGA
- a CDS encoding MarR family winged helix-turn-helix transcriptional regulator: protein MSDAVSRFLDSWSRLRPDLDLTSMAAMGRVLRLAALMNNATEDGLADAEVTRPEFEVLAALRRSPHGLRPRQLTRETISSGAATTKRLTRLEAAGLITRTPLERDRREVQVRLTERGQALADTLFAGQLDREADLLRPLTGDERAQLADLLSRVLSPIDRA, encoded by the coding sequence ATGAGCGACGCCGTCTCCCGCTTCCTCGACAGCTGGTCGCGCCTGCGCCCCGACCTGGACCTGACCAGCATGGCCGCCATGGGCCGCGTCCTTCGCCTGGCCGCCCTGATGAACAACGCCACCGAGGACGGACTCGCCGACGCCGAGGTCACACGCCCCGAGTTCGAGGTCCTGGCCGCCCTGCGCCGCTCCCCCCACGGACTGCGCCCCCGCCAGCTCACCCGCGAGACCATCTCCTCGGGCGCCGCCACCACCAAACGCCTCACCCGCCTGGAGGCCGCCGGGCTCATCACCCGCACCCCCCTCGAACGCGACCGCCGCGAGGTCCAGGTCCGCCTCACCGAACGCGGACAGGCCCTGGCCGACACCCTCTTCGCCGGACAGCTCGACCGCGAGGCCGACCTCCTGCGACCCCTGACCGGCGACGAACGCGCCCAGCTGGCCGACCTGCTCTCCCGCGTCCTGTCCCCCATCGACCGCGCCTGA
- a CDS encoding FUSC family protein: MNYFYRLWGALRRTLTTRGAFAPRPVRGNVAVTALRAGVCVALPLLALHAAGRIDLAPYAAMGCFTALYARDDTYARRARLLAVVGATLTLAVALGALVSAALPHPLAAITVVALVAGGAKYLSDALEFGAPAGLMFVFAAGVAAYNPQPLTALPVVAATTAAAAALCWALALVGALVHPTAPERLAVARALHALARHLRHPAPPARTGAETALHQAWHVLLSSPGHTPTRQALEVLTARAETLLTGTGDRVTDARAAAEMSELARRLRTERAVEPLVGADEHAALSQAAAHLRRHHAPPPGAVERLRAALRAPSPTPVSVVRIVLACLLAGALAWALGMGHGYWAAVSAGSVLQAVNVTTTWHRTLQRGAGTVVGVALAAVLFSLDYSPLGVIALVVACQMAAELVVTTNYSYAIVFVTPLTLALSGLADADPGADGLAAERLWATVLGAAVGLLVCAAVANRRAGDHLSQALAACERELARARECAGADAAAHRRLARSLVALRASHALAEGEPWLAGACAREVQDVERRARALLDGAALPGRAVGALPE, translated from the coding sequence GTGAATTACTTTTATCGCCTGTGGGGTGCGCTACGCCGCACCCTCACCACCCGCGGGGCCTTCGCGCCCAGGCCCGTGCGCGGCAACGTCGCCGTCACCGCGCTGCGCGCCGGAGTGTGCGTGGCCCTGCCCCTGCTGGCGCTGCACGCCGCGGGGCGCATCGACCTGGCCCCCTACGCCGCCATGGGCTGCTTCACCGCCCTGTACGCGCGCGACGACACCTACGCCCGCCGCGCCCGGCTCCTGGCCGTGGTCGGCGCGACCCTGACCCTGGCCGTGGCCCTGGGCGCGCTGGTCTCGGCCGCGCTCCCCCACCCCCTGGCCGCCATCACGGTCGTGGCCCTGGTCGCCGGAGGGGCCAAGTACCTCTCCGACGCCCTGGAGTTCGGCGCCCCGGCCGGGCTGATGTTCGTCTTCGCCGCCGGGGTGGCCGCCTACAACCCCCAGCCCCTGACCGCGCTGCCGGTGGTGGCGGCCACCACCGCGGCCGCGGCCGCCCTGTGCTGGGCCCTGGCCCTGGTCGGCGCCCTGGTCCATCCCACCGCCCCCGAACGCCTGGCGGTCGCCCGCGCCCTGCACGCCCTCGCCCGCCACCTGCGCCACCCCGCACCCCCCGCCCGCACCGGTGCCGAGACCGCCCTCCACCAGGCCTGGCACGTCCTGCTGTCCTCCCCCGGGCACACCCCGACCCGCCAGGCCCTGGAGGTCCTCACCGCCCGCGCCGAAACCCTGCTCACCGGAACCGGAGACCGCGTCACCGACGCCCGCGCCGCCGCCGAGATGAGCGAACTGGCCCGCCGCCTGCGCACCGAACGCGCCGTCGAACCCCTGGTCGGCGCCGACGAGCACGCCGCCCTGTCCCAGGCCGCCGCACACCTGCGCCGCCACCACGCACCCCCGCCCGGGGCGGTCGAGCGCCTGCGCGCCGCACTGCGCGCGCCCTCGCCCACCCCGGTGTCGGTGGTGCGCATCGTCCTGGCCTGCCTGCTGGCCGGTGCCCTGGCCTGGGCGCTGGGCATGGGACACGGCTACTGGGCCGCCGTCTCGGCCGGATCGGTCCTGCAGGCCGTCAACGTCACCACCACCTGGCACCGCACCCTGCAACGCGGCGCGGGCACGGTCGTGGGCGTGGCGCTGGCCGCCGTGCTCTTCAGCCTGGACTACTCCCCGCTGGGCGTCATCGCGCTGGTGGTGGCGTGCCAGATGGCGGCCGAACTGGTGGTGACCACCAACTACTCCTACGCCATCGTGTTCGTCACCCCCCTCACCCTGGCCCTGTCGGGCCTGGCCGACGCCGACCCGGGCGCGGACGGGCTGGCGGCCGAGCGGCTGTGGGCCACCGTGCTGGGAGCCGCGGTCGGGCTCCTGGTGTGCGCGGCGGTCGCCAACCGCCGCGCCGGGGACCACCTGAGCCAGGCCCTGGCCGCGTGCGAGCGCGAACTCGCCCGGGCGCGGGAGTGCGCGGGCGCCGACGCGGCCGCGCACCGACGCCTGGCGCGCAGCCTGGTGGCGCTGCGCGCCTCCCACGCCCTGGCCGAGGGGGAGCCGTGGCTGGCCGGGGCGTGCGCGCGGGAGGTCCAGGACGTGGAACGCCGCGCCCGCGCCCTGCTGGACGGGGCCGCCCTGCCCGGCCGAGCGGTCGGCGCCCTTCCGGAGTGA
- a CDS encoding ArsR/SmtB family transcription factor: MHAPDATRLAALAALLADPTRAGVCLALLDGRAWTAGELARHTGVGASTVSEHLTRLVEGGLLAQERQGRHRYVRLADEAVAHLVEALAAHADPGPAHQRPRTLRTVHADRALARARTCYDHLAGGLGCAVTRAMTGRGLLTQDTGFALTEAGVAWFAEQRIPLARGGKRPLVRSCLDWTERLPHLAGTAGAALCRHALDAGWCARVGSGRALRITERGERAWYELLGVRAAALG, translated from the coding sequence ATGCACGCTCCCGACGCCACCCGCCTGGCCGCCCTGGCCGCCCTGCTGGCCGACCCCACCCGCGCCGGGGTGTGCCTGGCGCTGCTGGACGGGCGCGCCTGGACCGCCGGGGAGCTGGCCCGCCACACCGGTGTGGGTGCCTCCACCGTCAGCGAGCACCTGACCCGGCTGGTCGAGGGCGGTCTGCTCGCCCAGGAACGCCAGGGCCGCCACCGCTACGTGCGCCTGGCCGACGAGGCGGTGGCGCATCTGGTGGAGGCCCTGGCCGCGCACGCCGACCCGGGCCCGGCCCACCAGCGCCCGCGCACCCTGCGCACCGTGCACGCCGACCGGGCCCTGGCGCGGGCGCGCACCTGCTACGACCACCTGGCCGGAGGGCTGGGCTGCGCCGTCACCCGGGCCATGACGGGGCGGGGCCTGCTGACCCAGGACACGGGGTTCGCGCTCACCGAGGCCGGGGTGGCCTGGTTCGCCGAGCAGCGGATACCGCTGGCGCGCGGGGGAAAGCGCCCGCTGGTGCGCTCGTGCCTGGACTGGACCGAACGCCTGCCGCACCTGGCCGGAACGGCCGGGGCGGCGCTGTGCCGCCACGCGCTGGACGCGGGGTGGTGCGCGCGCGTGGGTTCGGGGAGGGCGTTGCGGATCACCGAGCGGGGTGAGCGGGCCTGGTATGAACTCCTGGGGGTGCGGGCCGCCGCGCTCGGCTGA
- a CDS encoding putative protein N(5)-glutamine methyltransferase, whose protein sequence is MASPPSPVSPALVARLREAGCVFAEQEADLIASAARTPDEQDRMVRRRCAGLPLEHVLGWALFCGLRVRVDEGVFVPRPRTEFLARQARALLTPGAVAVDLCCGSGALGAVLAHTRADITLHAADIDAASVACARRNLPGHRVHRGDLYDALPPDLRGRVQVLVANVPYVPTDRIALLPAEARVHEDRRALDGGQDGLDLLRRVAADAGRWLAPGGRVLVEVGQEQVLAAREAFVRGGLACEVVSCPEWEATVVTGTR, encoded by the coding sequence GTGGCATCCCCACCTTCCCCGGTCTCCCCTGCCCTCGTCGCCCGTCTGCGCGAAGCGGGCTGCGTCTTCGCCGAGCAGGAGGCGGACCTGATCGCCTCCGCCGCGCGCACCCCCGACGAACAGGATCGGATGGTCCGGCGCCGCTGCGCCGGCCTGCCCCTCGAACACGTCCTGGGCTGGGCCCTGTTCTGCGGGCTGCGCGTGCGCGTGGACGAGGGCGTGTTCGTGCCCCGCCCGCGCACCGAGTTCCTGGCCCGCCAGGCCCGCGCCCTGCTCACCCCCGGCGCCGTGGCCGTGGACCTGTGCTGCGGTTCGGGGGCCCTGGGCGCGGTCCTGGCGCACACCCGCGCCGACATCACCCTGCACGCCGCCGACATCGACGCCGCCAGCGTGGCCTGCGCCCGGCGCAACCTGCCCGGGCACCGGGTGCACCGGGGCGACCTGTACGACGCCCTGCCCCCGGATCTGCGCGGCCGCGTCCAGGTGCTGGTCGCCAACGTGCCCTACGTCCCCACCGACCGGATCGCGCTGCTGCCCGCCGAGGCGCGCGTGCACGAGGACCGGCGGGCCCTGGACGGGGGACAGGACGGGCTGGACCTGCTGCGCCGTGTGGCAGCCGACGCCGGCCGGTGGCTGGCTCCGGGCGGCCGGGTGCTGGTGGAGGTGGGTCAGGAGCAGGTTCTGGCCGCGCGGGAGGCCTTCGTCCGAGGCGGTCTGGCCTGTGAGGTGGTCTCCTGCCCGGAGTGGGAGGCCACCGTGGTGACGGGCACCCGCTGA
- a CDS encoding ribonuclease Z, translated as MSVRELVVLGTSSAVPTRRRNHNGYFLRWDTHGVLFDPGEGTQRQMRLAGLAATDITRICVTHFHGDHCLGLPGTIQRIARDRVPHTVRVAYPADGQSYWRRLRHATAFHDTDVVLPQPVGGTGSCLLGESDLRVTALPLRHSTTAYGYRLAEPDGWRMLPERLAAHGVRGPMVGELQRRGSVTTAQGRRVELADCARPRRGQVMAFVMDTAECEEAVELARGADMLVIESTYLDTEEHLARAYGHLTARQAGRVAARAGARTLVLTHISERYEDRDDARFLAEAAAEFDGPLTLAQDLQRLPVPPRDS; from the coding sequence ATGTCCGTACGCGAACTCGTGGTCCTGGGCACCTCCAGCGCGGTGCCCACCCGCCGCCGCAACCACAACGGCTACTTCCTGCGCTGGGACACCCACGGCGTCCTGTTCGACCCCGGCGAGGGGACCCAGCGCCAGATGCGCCTGGCGGGCCTGGCCGCCACCGACATCACCCGCATCTGCGTCACCCACTTCCACGGCGACCACTGCCTGGGCCTGCCCGGCACCATCCAGCGCATCGCCCGCGACCGGGTGCCCCACACCGTGCGCGTGGCCTACCCCGCCGACGGCCAGAGCTACTGGCGGCGGCTGCGCCACGCCACCGCCTTCCACGACACCGACGTCGTACTCCCCCAGCCGGTCGGCGGCACCGGTTCCTGTCTGCTGGGCGAGTCGGACCTGCGCGTCACCGCGCTGCCGCTGCGCCACTCGACCACCGCCTACGGCTACCGGCTGGCCGAACCGGACGGCTGGCGGATGCTGCCCGAACGGCTGGCCGCCCACGGCGTGCGCGGCCCCATGGTCGGCGAACTCCAGCGGCGGGGGTCGGTCACCACCGCCCAGGGGCGCCGCGTGGAGCTGGCCGACTGCGCGCGGCCGCGCCGGGGCCAGGTCATGGCGTTCGTGATGGACACCGCCGAGTGCGAGGAGGCGGTCGAACTCGCGCGCGGAGCCGACATGCTGGTGATCGAGTCGACCTACCTGGACACCGAGGAGCACCTGGCCCGCGCCTACGGCCACCTGACCGCCCGCCAGGCCGGGCGCGTGGCCGCGCGCGCCGGGGCGCGCACCCTGGTGCTCACCCACATCTCCGAACGCTACGAGGACCGCGACGACGCCCGCTTCCTCGCCGAGGCCGCCGCCGAGTTCGACGGGCCCCTCACACTGGCCCAGGACCTGCAACGCCTGCCGGTGCCGCCCCGCGACTCCTGA
- a CDS encoding inositol monophosphatase family protein, giving the protein MTDPAVLVLAHHLADRAGAIAQHHLAADGLTVRAKGDGSPVTDVDREIEQTLWSQIRQHYSNDAFLGEESDAFGTAHRRWIIDGIDGTASFIAGEPEWSTLIAVEEDGDITLGMVSAPALGRRWWAVPGTGSWEGSYSSQSPTPPHRLSIADGGDVHDATLGIWPPSTRMSESQRTIAATLAEHVAHTRPSREWSTVGPTTPPARKPSAGSGTCHGGLLVATGQLDAFLLMGAGPWDIAALVPIVQEAGGVFSDLSGQQRIDTGVALFARSGLHQQLLDIVASAC; this is encoded by the coding sequence ATGACAGACCCAGCAGTTCTGGTGCTGGCGCACCACCTGGCCGACCGGGCAGGAGCCATCGCACAGCACCACTTGGCGGCGGATGGCCTCACGGTCCGCGCCAAGGGAGACGGAAGTCCGGTCACCGACGTTGACCGGGAGATCGAGCAAACCCTGTGGTCCCAGATCCGCCAGCACTACTCCAACGACGCATTCCTCGGCGAGGAGTCCGACGCCTTTGGTACCGCCCACCGCCGCTGGATCATCGACGGCATCGACGGAACCGCGAGTTTCATCGCTGGTGAGCCGGAGTGGAGCACGCTGATTGCCGTCGAGGAAGACGGCGATATCACTTTGGGCATGGTCTCCGCACCAGCGCTGGGTCGCCGCTGGTGGGCGGTTCCAGGCACTGGCTCATGGGAGGGGTCGTATTCCTCCCAGTCACCGACACCCCCGCATCGTCTGTCCATCGCTGATGGTGGTGACGTGCACGATGCCACTCTCGGGATCTGGCCGCCCTCCACGAGGATGAGCGAATCCCAACGCACCATCGCAGCGACACTCGCCGAACACGTCGCACATACCCGGCCCTCGCGCGAGTGGTCCACGGTCGGTCCCACCACGCCTCCGGCCCGGAAACCGTCCGCTGGATCCGGCACCTGTCATGGCGGCCTTCTTGTCGCGACCGGTCAGTTGGATGCCTTCCTTCTGATGGGAGCAGGCCCATGGGACATTGCCGCGCTGGTACCCATCGTCCAAGAGGCTGGCGGCGTCTTCAGTGACCTCTCTGGCCAGCAGCGCATTGACACGGGTGTCGCTCTGTTCGCAAGATCCGGCCTCCACCAACAGCTCCTGGACATCGTCGCGTCAGCTTGTTGA
- a CDS encoding 4-oxalocrotonate tautomerase family protein, whose amino-acid sequence MPFANFKVPAGTITPEDKKKLVERTTDLYVEIYGERARPTTVVLVEEVADGGWGVAGGVLTAAMLNGDA is encoded by the coding sequence ATGCCTTTCGCCAACTTCAAGGTCCCCGCGGGCACCATCACCCCCGAGGACAAGAAGAAACTCGTCGAGCGCACCACCGACCTGTACGTGGAGATCTACGGTGAGCGGGCCCGACCCACCACCGTCGTGCTGGTCGAGGAGGTCGCCGACGGCGGCTGGGGCGTCGCCGGCGGCGTCCTGACCGCCGCCATGCTCAACGGAGACGCCTGA
- a CDS encoding SDR family oxidoreductase, with product MTTDHTTSTPSPDARVAVVTGGSRGIGRAVSLRLAQDGLAVVVNYARDAAAAEEVVAAITAAGGRAVSVRADVADEHAVAELFDRAEQVFGEVDAVVNCAGRLALSPIADLDLAVLDAVHRTNIRGAFVVAQQAARRLRAGGSFVGFSTSVVGTSFPAYGAYAASKAAVESVTLILARELRGRDITVNTVAPGPTATDLFLEGKTPEQIDQLAKAAPLERLGTPQDIAQVVAFLASPAGHWVNGQVIRANGGLV from the coding sequence ATGACTACGGACCACACCACAAGCACCCCTTCGCCGGACGCGCGTGTCGCCGTCGTTACCGGCGGATCACGCGGCATCGGCCGAGCGGTCTCCCTCAGACTCGCCCAGGACGGCCTCGCCGTCGTGGTGAACTACGCCCGCGACGCGGCCGCCGCCGAGGAGGTGGTGGCGGCGATCACCGCCGCCGGCGGGCGGGCGGTCTCGGTGCGGGCGGACGTGGCGGACGAGCACGCGGTCGCCGAGCTGTTCGACCGGGCCGAGCAGGTGTTCGGCGAGGTGGACGCCGTGGTGAACTGCGCCGGCCGACTCGCTCTGTCGCCCATCGCCGACCTCGACCTGGCGGTGCTCGACGCCGTACACCGCACCAACATCCGTGGCGCTTTCGTCGTCGCCCAGCAGGCCGCCCGACGACTGCGCGCGGGCGGCTCGTTCGTGGGCTTCTCGACCTCCGTGGTCGGCACCAGCTTCCCTGCCTACGGTGCGTATGCGGCGAGCAAGGCGGCCGTCGAGTCGGTCACGCTGATCCTCGCCCGCGAGCTGCGCGGGCGGGACATCACCGTGAACACCGTCGCCCCGGGCCCCACGGCCACGGACCTGTTCCTCGAAGGCAAGACCCCCGAGCAGATCGACCAGCTCGCCAAGGCGGCGCCCCTGGAGCGGCTGGGCACCCCCCAGGACATCGCCCAGGTGGTCGCCTTCCTCGCCAGCCCGGCAGGGCACTGGGTGAACGGCCAGGTCATCCGGGCCAACGGGGGCCTGGTGTGA
- a CDS encoding helix-turn-helix transcriptional regulator: MGSVRYTELGAFLRSRRERIRPADVGLPHGLRRRVPGLRREEVAQLAGASVDYYNELERGAGSQPSEQMVAALARALRLTADERDYLYHLADRPVPAHGGPASHVHPGMLDLLIRLTSTPAQVITDLHVTLVQNPLAIALLGDHSGLRGARASFVHRWFTEPGARQMYPEADHEGQSRAFVADLRAAAARRGAKDTEARSMISSLTDASPEFAALWAEHDVAFRRDDRKRLNHPTLGLIEVNCLHLFSEDGRQRLLWFTPAVGTDSADLLDLLAVLGTQEVTGPAL; the protein is encoded by the coding sequence ATGGGTTCTGTGAGATACACCGAGCTGGGAGCTTTCCTGCGCTCGCGGCGTGAACGCATCCGTCCGGCCGATGTGGGACTTCCCCACGGGCTCCGCCGCCGGGTGCCCGGGCTGCGCCGCGAGGAGGTCGCCCAGCTCGCAGGCGCATCGGTGGACTACTACAACGAACTCGAACGCGGTGCCGGATCCCAGCCCTCCGAGCAGATGGTCGCCGCTCTGGCGAGGGCCCTGCGCCTGACCGCCGACGAGCGCGACTACCTCTACCACCTGGCCGACCGCCCGGTGCCCGCGCACGGCGGACCGGCCTCGCACGTCCACCCCGGCATGCTCGACCTGCTCATCCGTCTGACGTCGACACCCGCGCAGGTCATCACCGACCTGCACGTCACCCTCGTGCAGAACCCGCTGGCGATAGCGCTGCTCGGGGACCACTCCGGCCTCCGCGGCGCCCGGGCCAGCTTCGTCCACCGGTGGTTCACCGAGCCCGGCGCCCGGCAGATGTATCCCGAAGCCGACCACGAGGGCCAGTCCCGGGCCTTCGTCGCCGACCTGCGGGCAGCCGCCGCCAGACGAGGCGCCAAGGACACCGAAGCCCGTTCGATGATCAGCTCGCTGACCGACGCCTCCCCCGAATTCGCCGCCCTGTGGGCCGAACACGACGTGGCGTTCCGGCGCGACGACCGCAAACGCCTCAACCACCCCACGCTCGGCCTGATCGAGGTCAACTGCCTCCACCTGTTCAGCGAGGACGGCCGACAGCGGCTGCTCTGGTTCACCCCCGCGGTCGGCACCGACAGCGCCGACCTCCTTGACCTGCTCGCCGTTCTCGGTACCCAGGAAGTCACCGGACCGGCGCTCTGA